From Burkholderia cenocepacia, the proteins below share one genomic window:
- a CDS encoding YoaK family protein, which produces MPAQYFRNLTGKHRSATANRQLGFSLAFVAGAANAGGFLAVKQYTSHMSGIVSAIADQTALGDVRLALAGISSLGSFLIGASCSAILVNWGRRRGLHSQFMLPLLVEAALLLLFGLLGSHLALWETFFVPVTVTLLCFIMGLQNATITKLSGAEIRTTHITGIVTDLGIELGKLFYWNRSAIDVDAHAVIANRSKLRIHATMLASFFVGGLAGAIGFKHVGYVSTVPLAAVLVTLAIVPVIDDLLALLRSQR; this is translated from the coding sequence ATGCCAGCGCAGTACTTTCGAAACCTGACGGGAAAACACCGCAGCGCGACCGCGAACCGCCAGCTCGGGTTTTCGCTCGCGTTCGTCGCCGGCGCGGCCAATGCCGGCGGCTTTCTCGCGGTCAAGCAATACACGTCGCACATGAGCGGCATCGTGTCAGCGATCGCCGACCAGACGGCGCTCGGCGACGTGCGGCTCGCGCTCGCCGGCATCAGCTCGCTGGGGTCGTTCCTGATCGGCGCCAGTTGCTCGGCGATCCTCGTCAACTGGGGGCGCCGCCGGGGCCTGCACAGCCAGTTCATGCTGCCGCTGCTGGTCGAAGCCGCGCTGCTGTTGCTGTTCGGTCTGCTCGGCAGCCACCTCGCGCTGTGGGAAACGTTCTTCGTGCCGGTGACCGTGACGCTGCTGTGCTTCATCATGGGGCTGCAGAACGCGACGATCACGAAGCTGTCCGGCGCGGAAATCCGCACGACGCACATCACGGGCATCGTGACCGACCTCGGCATCGAGCTCGGGAAGCTGTTCTACTGGAACCGCTCGGCCATCGACGTCGACGCGCACGCGGTAATCGCCAACCGTTCGAAACTGCGGATACACGCGACGATGCTCGCGTCGTTCTTCGTCGGCGGCCTGGCCGGCGCCATCGGCTTCAAGCATGTGGGCTACGTGTCGACGGTGCCGCTCGCCGCGGTGCTCGTCACGCTCGCCATCGTGCCGGTGATCGACGACCTGCTCGCGCTGCTGCGCAGCCAACGCTGA
- a CDS encoding twin transmembrane helix small protein produces MKTLLVSVAFAMIIASLIFALYFMNHDRGKSKRMAWSLAARVGLSVTLFLSLLIAYKLGWIEPTGLPIGR; encoded by the coding sequence ATGAAAACCCTGCTGGTTTCTGTGGCATTCGCGATGATCATCGCGAGCCTGATCTTCGCGCTGTACTTCATGAATCACGATCGCGGCAAGTCCAAGCGGATGGCGTGGTCGCTCGCCGCGCGCGTCGGGTTGTCGGTCACGCTGTTCCTGTCGCTGCTGATCGCGTACAAGCTCGGCTGGATCGAGCCGACCGGGTTGCCGATCGGGCGCTGA
- a CDS encoding dipeptide ABC transporter ATP-binding protein gives MSTPYTVARATTSSAAPLARIERLTIGFRGPRGTQPVVGPLDLAVHAGECVALVGESGSGKSVTARSLVGLNGPHAVIDADRFEIAGIDARGHRERDWRAIRGRRIGYVLQDALVSLDPLWRVRDLVAEALHDTRRRDVAARSADLLRSVGIDDPERRLPQYPHQLSGGLRQRVLIGTAIAGGASLLIADEPTTALDMTVQRQILSLLRARRDAGDAILLISHDLAVVAELADRVLVMRAGQVVEQGPARDVLSAPAHPYTRALLAAIPTAASRGFRLATAERVPLPPKRIDAQAPVLAVDALTKRYGGRDAPAAVDGVSFSLARGETLGIVGESGSGKSTVARIVLGLVEPDAGTVTLDSQPWSGIPEAARRTRRARLQLIAQDPYSSFDPRYSVGRIIGEGLEVVGLHGDARRRRVLQLLDEVQLGAACLDRYPRELSGGQRQRVAIARAFASNPALLVADEPVSALDVSIQAQVLDLLADLQAEHGTAMLFISHDLGVVHHVADRILVMRRGRVVESGPVTQVFDAPSHPYTASLLDALPTLPGGTATAPTLTALA, from the coding sequence ATGAGCACGCCCTATACCGTTGCGCGCGCAACGACCTCATCCGCCGCGCCGCTGGCCCGCATCGAGCGCCTGACGATCGGGTTTCGCGGCCCGCGAGGAACGCAGCCCGTCGTCGGCCCGCTCGACCTTGCCGTGCATGCCGGCGAATGCGTCGCGCTCGTCGGCGAATCGGGCTCCGGCAAGTCGGTCACCGCGCGCAGTCTGGTCGGGCTGAACGGCCCGCACGCGGTGATCGACGCCGACCGGTTCGAGATCGCCGGCATCGATGCGCGCGGCCATCGCGAGCGCGACTGGCGCGCGATACGCGGCCGCCGGATCGGCTACGTGCTGCAGGACGCGCTGGTGTCGCTCGACCCGCTGTGGCGCGTGCGCGACCTCGTCGCGGAGGCGTTGCACGATACGCGCCGGCGCGATGTCGCCGCGCGCAGCGCCGACCTGCTGCGCTCGGTCGGCATCGACGATCCCGAGCGGCGGCTGCCGCAGTATCCGCATCAGTTGTCGGGCGGCTTGCGGCAGCGCGTGCTGATCGGCACCGCGATCGCGGGCGGCGCGTCGCTGCTCATCGCCGACGAGCCGACCACGGCGCTGGACATGACCGTGCAACGCCAGATCCTGTCGCTGCTGCGTGCGCGCCGGGACGCCGGCGACGCGATCCTGCTGATCAGCCACGACCTCGCGGTCGTCGCGGAGCTGGCCGACCGCGTGCTCGTGATGCGCGCGGGCCAGGTCGTCGAACAGGGGCCGGCACGCGACGTGCTGAGCGCACCGGCGCATCCGTACACGCGTGCATTGCTCGCGGCGATTCCCACCGCCGCGTCGCGCGGGTTCCGGCTGGCGACCGCCGAACGCGTGCCGCTGCCGCCGAAGCGCATCGACGCGCAGGCACCGGTGCTGGCCGTGGACGCGCTGACGAAGCGCTACGGCGGCCGCGATGCGCCGGCCGCCGTCGACGGCGTGTCGTTCTCGCTCGCGCGCGGCGAGACGCTCGGCATCGTCGGTGAATCCGGTTCCGGCAAATCGACGGTCGCGCGGATCGTGCTCGGGCTCGTCGAACCCGACGCCGGCACCGTCACGCTCGACAGCCAGCCATGGAGCGGCATCCCCGAAGCCGCGCGGCGCACCCGCCGTGCGCGGCTGCAACTGATCGCCCAGGACCCGTACAGTTCGTTCGATCCGCGCTATTCGGTCGGCCGGATCATCGGCGAAGGGCTCGAGGTGGTCGGACTCCACGGCGACGCGCGCCGCCGCCGCGTGCTGCAACTGCTCGACGAAGTGCAGCTCGGTGCGGCGTGCCTCGACCGTTATCCGCGCGAATTGTCCGGCGGCCAGCGCCAGCGCGTCGCGATCGCGCGCGCGTTCGCGTCCAACCCGGCGCTGCTCGTCGCGGACGAACCGGTCAGCGCGCTCGACGTGTCGATCCAGGCGCAAGTGCTCGACCTGCTCGCCGATCTGCAGGCCGAACACGGCACCGCGATGCTGTTCATCTCGCATGACCTGGGCGTGGTGCATCACGTGGCCGACCGGATTCTCGTGATGCGACGCGGCCGCGTGGTCGAAAGCGGGCCGGTCACGCAGGTATTCGACGCGCCGTCGCACCCGTATACCGCGTCGCTTCTCGATGCACTGCCCACGCTGCCCGGCGGCACGGCTACCGCGCCGACGCTCACCGCGCTCGCATGA
- a CDS encoding ABC transporter permease — MSTPIDFTLRPPATFAAAGWLRRHPGLALAAVYLLLNAIAVVAPGWLAHYDPLAADPLSAQLGSSAEHWLGTDQLGRDIFSRVVYGARYSLSISAAAIGVATLFGTALGLFAGLARGWLDELITRVLDVVSAFPDLLLALMLISFTGPGAVNLVFALGVASVPRFARVVRAQTFVVAASGYVEHARTLGLAPAVLVWRHVLPHAIAQVPVLATIGMGTAIIGTSGLSFLGMGPQPPAAEWGLMLAEGRNYLYNAWWIAVWPGLAITAAVIAVNALGGYWQARFEHREAA, encoded by the coding sequence ATGTCCACGCCCATCGACTTCACGTTGCGCCCGCCCGCGACATTCGCCGCCGCCGGCTGGCTGCGCCGCCATCCGGGCCTCGCGCTCGCCGCCGTCTATCTGCTGCTGAACGCGATCGCCGTCGTCGCACCGGGCTGGCTCGCGCACTACGACCCGCTGGCGGCCGATCCGCTATCCGCGCAGCTCGGCAGCAGCGCCGAGCACTGGCTCGGCACCGATCAGCTCGGCCGCGACATCTTCTCGCGGGTGGTGTACGGCGCCCGCTACTCGCTGTCGATCAGCGCGGCCGCGATCGGCGTCGCGACGCTGTTCGGCACCGCGCTCGGGCTGTTCGCCGGCCTCGCGCGCGGCTGGCTCGACGAACTGATCACGCGCGTGCTCGACGTCGTGTCCGCGTTTCCCGACCTGCTGCTCGCGCTGATGCTGATCTCGTTCACCGGCCCCGGCGCAGTCAACCTCGTGTTCGCGCTCGGCGTCGCGTCGGTGCCGCGCTTCGCACGCGTGGTGCGGGCACAGACCTTCGTCGTCGCGGCATCCGGCTATGTCGAACACGCGCGCACGCTCGGCCTCGCGCCGGCGGTGCTGGTGTGGCGGCACGTGTTGCCGCATGCGATCGCGCAGGTACCGGTACTCGCGACGATCGGGATGGGCACCGCGATCATCGGCACGTCGGGACTGAGCTTCCTGGGGATGGGACCGCAGCCGCCCGCCGCGGAATGGGGATTGATGCTCGCCGAGGGCCGCAACTATCTGTACAACGCGTGGTGGATCGCCGTATGGCCCGGCCTCGCGATCACCGCGGCCGTGATCGCGGTGAACGCGCTCGGCGGCTACTGGCAGGCGCGCTTCGAACATCGGGAGGCGGCATGA
- a CDS encoding ABC transporter permease, with protein MNRPSSAFVSVPDARPAAAPPAAWRRWLRSPIATRLATGALVLWAAVTLSFAAVHLAPGDIVSILIGEQLSTPEIEAAIRQEWGLDEPLALQYVHYLWRVLHGEFGRSYILNTDVAPLVLGQLWPTLKLTGAALVVTIVFAVGLAVLTAGRRWAGRAASGVELLLASTPSFWLGIMLLFVFSFTLKLFPVAGDRGFASLVLPALSLGLAQGAVIGRVLRQGIERALDEPYALTVRSWGIGGLALRVRHALRHAALPAVTLAGWLVGGLLSGAVITEQVFGRPGLGKVTVDAVLSKDMPVILAIAILSAAIYVALSTAVDLLYLLIDPRLRDRRAAR; from the coding sequence ATGAACCGTCCGTCGTCCGCTTTCGTCTCCGTCCCGGACGCGCGGCCTGCCGCTGCGCCGCCGGCCGCATGGCGCCGCTGGCTGCGTTCGCCGATCGCGACGCGGCTCGCCACCGGCGCGCTCGTGCTGTGGGCCGCGGTGACGCTGTCGTTCGCCGCCGTGCATCTCGCGCCGGGCGATATCGTCAGCATCCTGATCGGCGAGCAGTTGAGCACGCCGGAGATCGAAGCCGCGATCCGCCAGGAATGGGGGCTCGACGAGCCGCTTGCGCTGCAATACGTGCATTACCTGTGGCGCGTGCTGCACGGCGAGTTCGGCCGCTCGTACATTCTGAACACCGACGTCGCGCCGCTCGTGCTCGGCCAGCTGTGGCCGACGCTGAAACTGACGGGCGCGGCGCTGGTGGTGACGATCGTGTTCGCGGTCGGCCTCGCGGTGCTGACCGCCGGCCGCCGCTGGGCCGGCCGCGCCGCGTCGGGCGTCGAACTGCTGCTCGCGTCGACGCCGTCGTTCTGGCTCGGCATCATGCTGCTGTTCGTGTTCAGCTTTACGCTGAAGCTGTTCCCGGTAGCCGGCGATCGCGGCTTCGCGTCGCTCGTCCTGCCCGCGCTGTCGCTCGGGCTCGCGCAGGGCGCGGTGATCGGCCGCGTACTGCGGCAAGGCATCGAGCGCGCGCTCGACGAGCCGTACGCGCTGACGGTACGTTCGTGGGGTATCGGCGGACTCGCGCTGCGCGTGCGCCATGCGCTGCGCCACGCGGCGCTGCCGGCCGTCACGCTCGCCGGCTGGCTCGTCGGCGGCCTGCTGAGCGGCGCGGTGATCACCGAGCAGGTGTTCGGCCGGCCCGGCCTCGGCAAGGTGACGGTCGACGCGGTGCTGTCGAAAGACATGCCGGTGATCCTCGCGATCGCGATCCTGTCGGCGGCCATCTATGTCGCGCTCAGCACGGCCGTCGACCTGCTGTACCTGCTGATCGATCCCCGCCTGCGCGATCGCCGCGCAGCGCGTTGA
- a CDS encoding ABC transporter substrate-binding protein translates to MTFAFPDSALRASRRTVSAALLLALALPHAAFAQGAPVAGGTLTWGVETEPRTLNPQLNGQDKVELLLRNAYESLLAQKPDGSYVPWLATGYKISADGKTYTFTLRDGVKFTDGAPFDAKAVARNFLNARELSYAAGSQLARLISHVADVKTPDEHTVVITLDAPYAPFLTFAGRLPLLSPNAFDRPGLKSGGPDIAGTGPFILRRYVKGQEIEFAKNPDYRWAPPTAGHQGPAYLDRVVYRFLPESSVRTGALLSGQVDVIEGVSGNDAALIRKNADFTYRRALNTGTPYSLFLNVGYGPTQDVKVRRALLEGLDTTGIVQSIYRGERTRAWGITSPIDPFYDASIEKTYGNNPKLANQLLDEAGWSARDSGGFRTKNGERLTIAVVQAQATVRDQRDVLLQALQAQARQRLGVDLKIQYVDDGTYVEARKSGKFGSIANSNTPPDGIDIEGHYLPVDRGGALNYSRAAAPELTRWLQAAARTQNVAERKKLYGELQHFAINEQAYALPLYEPEDQIAAAKAVQGLRFRSFAQMPENPYDVWVKK, encoded by the coding sequence ATGACATTCGCATTTCCGGATTCCGCGCTGCGCGCGTCGCGCCGCACCGTATCGGCTGCGCTGTTGCTCGCGCTCGCGCTGCCGCATGCGGCTTTCGCCCAGGGCGCGCCCGTCGCGGGCGGCACGCTGACCTGGGGCGTCGAAACCGAGCCCCGTACGCTGAACCCGCAACTGAACGGCCAGGACAAGGTCGAGCTGCTGCTGCGCAACGCGTACGAAAGCCTGCTCGCGCAGAAGCCCGACGGCAGCTACGTGCCGTGGCTCGCGACCGGCTACAAGATCTCCGCCGACGGCAAGACCTATACGTTCACGCTGCGCGACGGCGTGAAATTCACCGACGGCGCGCCGTTCGACGCGAAGGCCGTCGCCCGCAATTTCCTGAATGCGCGCGAATTGTCGTATGCGGCCGGCAGCCAGCTCGCGCGGCTGATCTCGCACGTCGCCGACGTCAAGACGCCGGACGAGCACACGGTCGTCATCACGCTCGACGCGCCGTATGCGCCGTTCCTGACGTTCGCCGGCCGGCTGCCGCTGCTGTCGCCGAACGCGTTCGACCGGCCCGGCCTGAAATCGGGCGGCCCCGACATCGCGGGCACCGGCCCGTTCATCCTGCGCCGCTACGTGAAGGGCCAGGAAATCGAGTTCGCGAAGAATCCCGACTATCGCTGGGCGCCGCCGACCGCCGGCCACCAGGGCCCCGCGTATCTCGACCGGGTCGTCTACCGGTTCCTGCCCGAATCGTCGGTCCGCACCGGCGCGCTGCTGTCCGGCCAGGTCGACGTGATCGAGGGCGTGTCCGGCAACGACGCCGCGCTGATCCGCAAGAACGCCGATTTCACCTACCGCCGCGCGCTCAACACCGGCACGCCGTACTCGCTGTTCCTGAACGTCGGCTACGGCCCGACGCAGGACGTGAAGGTGCGCCGCGCGCTGCTCGAAGGGCTCGACACGACCGGCATCGTGCAATCGATCTACCGCGGCGAGCGCACGCGCGCATGGGGCATCACGTCGCCGATCGATCCGTTCTACGACGCGTCGATCGAAAAGACCTACGGCAACAACCCGAAGCTCGCGAACCAGCTGCTCGACGAAGCCGGCTGGAGCGCACGCGACAGCGGCGGCTTCCGCACGAAGAACGGCGAGCGGCTGACGATCGCGGTCGTCCAGGCGCAGGCGACCGTGCGCGACCAGCGCGACGTGCTGCTGCAGGCGCTGCAGGCGCAAGCGCGGCAACGACTCGGCGTGGACCTGAAGATCCAGTACGTCGACGACGGCACGTACGTCGAGGCGCGCAAGAGCGGCAAGTTCGGCTCGATCGCGAACTCGAACACGCCGCCGGACGGTATCGATATCGAAGGCCACTACCTGCCCGTCGATCGCGGCGGCGCGCTGAACTACAGCCGTGCGGCGGCGCCCGAGCTGACGCGCTGGCTGCAGGCGGCCGCGCGCACGCAGAACGTCGCCGAGCGCAAGAAGCTGTACGGCGAGCTGCAGCACTTCGCGATCAACGAGCAGGCGTACGCGCTGCCGCTGTACGAGCCGGAAGACCAGATCGCCGCCGCGAAGGCGGTCCAGGGCCTGCGCTTCCGCTCGTTCGCGCAGATGCCCGAGAACCCGTACGACGTGTGGGTGAAGAAGTAA
- a CDS encoding GNAT family N-acetyltransferase, with translation MTDTIRIAGADDVPAVYALLQDAYAPLAAQGVHFTITRSPIERVAQTVARETTFVLEHATPDGRTTLAATLTVRFPWVSGERHRTPYPFLHWFAVAPAFKRQGFGNALIAHVETRFLASQIKAPATYLATATNHPWLQSYYERGGYQPFDRSTNALGTPLVWLRKILIPDLYPAPTADDTARDHERIHANA, from the coding sequence ATGACCGATACGATCCGCATCGCCGGCGCGGACGACGTGCCGGCCGTCTACGCGTTGCTGCAGGACGCCTACGCGCCGCTCGCCGCGCAGGGCGTGCACTTCACGATCACGCGCTCGCCGATCGAACGCGTCGCGCAGACCGTCGCGCGCGAAACGACGTTCGTGCTCGAACACGCGACACCCGACGGCCGCACGACGCTCGCGGCCACGTTGACCGTGCGGTTTCCGTGGGTGTCCGGCGAACGCCATCGCACGCCCTATCCGTTCCTGCACTGGTTCGCGGTCGCCCCCGCGTTCAAGCGACAAGGATTCGGAAACGCACTGATCGCGCACGTCGAGACGCGGTTCCTGGCGTCGCAAATCAAGGCGCCTGCAACGTACCTCGCGACCGCGACCAACCATCCGTGGTTGCAGTCGTACTACGAGCGCGGTGGCTACCAGCCGTTCGACCGCTCGACGAACGCGCTCGGCACGCCGCTCGTCTGGCTGAGAAAAATCCTGATCCCGGATCTCTATCCGGCCCCGACAGCGGACGATACCGCCCGGGACCACGAGCGCATCCACGCGAACGCATGA
- a CDS encoding MsnO8 family LLM class oxidoreductase → MTFDALRSHFDLSALSALPFRLSVLDKSPAAPGETAADALARSVSLARFADTAGYHRYWLAEHHNTAALACPSPEILIAHVLAHTRRIRVGSGGVMLQHYSPYKIAENFNLLASLAPGRVDLGIGKAPGGLPLSTRVLQAGYDPARRASFADLADELNRHLKGDDATADAAGQDGGATLHATPRPPEPAQPFLLGASAESAALAARLGWAFVYASHLNASATDLERTFDTYRQASGGRTPLLAVSAIVADTRDAAAQLASGHQGFRVQVGDTPGVNVGSLEQAHAYIRQAGGGPHRIEPRETRIVHGTRDDVLREFDALHRRHGIAEFVVDTPVADAAPRIASLRLLAGVPADDDHDTAAARDTLGGSNARAPHARTTTHQPDFEGTAP, encoded by the coding sequence ATGACGTTCGACGCCCTCCGTTCCCACTTCGATTTGTCCGCTTTGTCCGCGCTGCCGTTCCGCTTGAGCGTGCTCGACAAGAGCCCCGCCGCACCTGGAGAAACCGCCGCCGACGCACTGGCGCGCAGCGTATCGCTCGCACGCTTCGCCGATACGGCCGGCTATCACCGCTACTGGCTCGCCGAACATCACAACACCGCCGCGCTCGCGTGCCCGTCGCCGGAAATCCTGATCGCCCACGTGCTCGCGCATACGCGACGCATTCGGGTCGGATCGGGCGGCGTGATGCTGCAGCACTACAGTCCATACAAGATCGCGGAAAACTTCAACCTGCTCGCGTCGCTCGCGCCCGGTCGCGTCGATCTCGGCATCGGCAAGGCGCCGGGCGGCCTGCCGCTGTCGACGCGTGTGCTGCAGGCCGGCTACGATCCGGCGCGGCGCGCGTCGTTCGCCGATCTGGCCGACGAGTTGAATCGCCATCTCAAGGGTGACGATGCGACAGCCGATGCAGCCGGCCAGGATGGTGGCGCTACGCTGCATGCGACGCCACGCCCGCCCGAGCCCGCGCAACCGTTCCTGCTCGGCGCGAGCGCGGAAAGCGCCGCGCTCGCCGCGCGGCTCGGCTGGGCGTTCGTCTACGCGTCGCACCTGAATGCCTCCGCGACGGATCTGGAACGCACGTTCGACACTTATCGCCAGGCGTCGGGCGGCCGCACGCCGCTGCTGGCCGTCTCCGCGATCGTCGCCGACACCCGCGACGCGGCGGCGCAACTCGCGAGCGGACATCAGGGCTTTCGCGTGCAGGTGGGCGACACACCCGGCGTCAACGTCGGCAGCCTCGAACAGGCGCATGCATACATTCGTCAGGCCGGCGGCGGCCCGCACCGGATCGAGCCGCGCGAAACGCGGATCGTGCACGGCACGCGCGACGACGTGCTGCGCGAGTTCGACGCATTGCATCGTCGTCACGGGATTGCCGAATTCGTCGTCGACACGCCGGTCGCCGATGCCGCGCCGCGGATTGCGTCGCTGCGGTTGCTCGCCGGCGTCCCTGCCGACGACGATCACGACACCGCGGCGGCGCGCGACACGCTCGGCGGATCGAACGCGCGAGCCCCGCACGCGCGCACGACCACGCATCAACCGGACTTCGAAGGCACCGCGCCATGA
- a CDS encoding NtaA/DmoA family FMN-dependent monooxygenase (This protein belongs to a clade of FMN-dependent monooxygenases, within a broader family of flavin-dependent oxidoreductases, the luciferase-like monooxygenase (LMM) family, some of whose members use coenzyme F420 rather than FMN.): protein MSGARRRLKTLVGAASVLYAPGDADVAQGVRRAASLARKAEAEKITGLFTADLLQADAAGLAGTTGSQEPIVALAALSQATSAIGLVATVSTTYHHPYNLARLIGTLDHVSGGRAAWNAVTSSVGEENFGDAALPDPEQRYARAAEFVEVVNALFDANDPRATRRGPGGGISVDPLKLGAIDYRGAHFQVQGPLNVPPSPQRRPVLFQAGQSASGVALGARYAEVVYTSQPTLDDARLFVAELHRQAAAFGRGDRPPLVMNSFHSVIGESDADVARRLRDKHERIDYEQGRLKLADMLGGGVDLSGLPLDQPLPSSLLPAIDSVHRRRGRVAIFVGYARQRLMLRELIIRAQETGHWFVAGTPEQLADAIETRYRAGLVDVLSLHGLGQPDQEDLLLNGLLPELRRRDLLDTDYVGGDFRANLELPALRREAVAA from the coding sequence ATGAGTGGCGCACGCAGACGGCTGAAGACGCTCGTCGGCGCGGCGAGCGTGCTCTACGCGCCCGGCGATGCGGATGTCGCACAGGGCGTGCGGCGCGCGGCGTCGCTCGCGCGCAAGGCGGAAGCCGAGAAGATCACCGGCCTCTTTACCGCCGACCTGTTGCAGGCCGATGCGGCGGGCCTCGCCGGGACCACCGGCAGCCAGGAGCCGATCGTCGCGCTGGCGGCGCTGAGCCAGGCGACATCGGCCATCGGGCTCGTCGCGACTGTGTCGACGACATATCACCATCCATACAACCTCGCACGGCTGATCGGCACGCTCGATCACGTGAGCGGCGGCCGCGCCGCGTGGAACGCGGTCACGTCGTCGGTCGGCGAGGAGAATTTCGGCGATGCCGCGTTGCCCGACCCGGAGCAGCGTTATGCGCGCGCGGCCGAATTCGTCGAAGTCGTCAACGCGCTGTTCGACGCGAACGATCCGCGCGCGACGCGGCGCGGGCCGGGCGGCGGCATCTCGGTCGATCCGTTGAAGCTCGGCGCGATCGACTATCGCGGCGCGCATTTCCAGGTCCAAGGGCCGCTGAACGTGCCGCCGTCGCCGCAACGGCGGCCGGTGCTGTTCCAGGCGGGGCAGTCGGCAAGCGGCGTGGCGCTCGGCGCGCGGTATGCGGAAGTCGTCTACACGTCGCAGCCGACGCTCGACGATGCGCGCCTGTTCGTCGCCGAGCTGCACCGGCAGGCGGCCGCATTCGGCCGCGGCGACCGGCCGCCGCTCGTGATGAACTCGTTTCATTCGGTGATCGGCGAATCCGATGCCGACGTCGCGCGGCGCTTGCGCGACAAGCATGAACGCATCGACTACGAGCAGGGCAGGTTGAAGCTCGCCGACATGCTGGGCGGCGGCGTCGACCTGAGCGGCCTGCCGCTCGACCAGCCGTTGCCGTCATCGCTGCTGCCGGCGATCGACAGCGTGCACCGTCGGCGCGGACGCGTGGCGATCTTCGTCGGCTACGCGCGCCAGCGGCTGATGCTGCGCGAGCTGATCATCCGCGCGCAGGAGACCGGCCACTGGTTCGTCGCCGGCACGCCGGAGCAGCTCGCCGACGCGATCGAGACGCGTTATCGCGCGGGGCTCGTCGACGTGCTGTCGCTGCACGGGCTCGGCCAGCCGGACCAGGAGGACCTGCTGCTCAACGGCTTGCTGCCCGAATTGCGGCGGCGCGATCTGCTCGATACCGACTATGTGGGCGGCGATTTCCGCGCGAATCTGGAACTGCCGGCGTTGCGGCGCGAGGCCGTGGCGGCGTGA
- a CDS encoding transporter substrate-binding domain-containing protein codes for MNRLMRSRVRRVAAALFVLGLAPISHAAQPTLRVGIDAESYPPFFSKDAGGKWKGWEIDVLDAACGKLNVRCELTDIAWDGLIPALQNHKIDVIWSSMTITGERQKAIDFSRAYYESPTVFVGAKSDRRRVDCAVPATFKGSVIGVEAGTNFSAFLDARFKQDAQIKAFDKFDNALADLVSGRVDYVQEGKGLFTAFLASRDGKDFEVKATCADNPVLGLGIGAGVRRGDALRGKLSTAIAQLQRDGTWDAITARYPNLKGTIEKGR; via the coding sequence ATGAATCGTTTGATGCGTTCCAGGGTCCGCCGTGTCGCGGCCGCGCTGTTCGTGCTCGGCCTTGCGCCGATTTCCCATGCGGCCCAGCCGACGTTGCGCGTCGGCATCGACGCCGAGTCGTACCCGCCGTTCTTTTCGAAAGATGCCGGCGGCAAGTGGAAGGGGTGGGAAATCGACGTGCTCGATGCCGCGTGCGGCAAGCTGAACGTACGGTGCGAGCTCACCGACATTGCGTGGGACGGCCTGATTCCGGCGTTGCAGAACCACAAGATCGACGTGATCTGGTCGTCGATGACGATCACCGGCGAGCGGCAGAAAGCCATCGATTTCAGCCGTGCTTATTACGAATCGCCGACGGTGTTCGTCGGCGCGAAAAGCGACCGGCGCCGCGTCGACTGCGCGGTGCCCGCGACCTTCAAGGGCAGCGTGATCGGCGTCGAGGCCGGCACCAACTTCTCGGCGTTCCTCGATGCCCGCTTCAAGCAGGACGCGCAGATCAAGGCGTTCGACAAGTTCGACAATGCGCTCGCGGATCTGGTGTCCGGCCGCGTCGACTACGTGCAGGAAGGCAAGGGGCTGTTCACTGCGTTCCTTGCGTCGCGCGACGGCAAGGACTTCGAGGTCAAGGCCACGTGCGCGGACAATCCGGTGCTGGGCCTCGGCATCGGCGCGGGCGTGCGCCGTGGCGATGCGCTGCGCGGCAAGCTGTCGACCGCGATCGCGCAATTGCAGCGGGACGGCACGTGGGATGCGATCACCGCCCGCTATCCGAACCTGAAGGGCACGATCGAGAAGGGTCGTTGA